From a single Pelodiscus sinensis isolate JC-2024 chromosome 4, ASM4963464v1, whole genome shotgun sequence genomic region:
- the LOC142829317 gene encoding uncharacterized protein LOC142829317 yields the protein MGNKQEELELLTNKYNYDIIGITETWWDGTHDWNVGMEGYGLLRKDRQGKKGGGVALYIKNVHTWTEVEMNVGDSCVESLWVKLKGVKNEGDIMLGVYYRPPSQVEEVDEAFFKQLTKLSKAQDLVVMGDFNYPDICWETNTARHRLSNKFLDCIGDNFLFQKVEKATRGEAVLDLVLTNREELVENLKVEDSIGDSDHEIIEFMILRKGRRETSTIEVMDFRKADFDKLRELVGKVPWEARLKGKTTEESWKYFKGTLLRAQKQTIPLCRKDRKYGKRPAWLNKEILHDLKIKKESHKKWKLGQITKDEYRQATRECRGKIRKAKAQNEIKLATGIKGNKKTFYKYIKSKRKTKDRVGPLLSEEGEAVTGNLEMAEMLNDFFVSVFTEKSGEILLKPMELMGEIHHEAVNSQKANTLTKPIWGIRTFCKQ from the coding sequence atgggtaataagcaggaagaactggaattgctaaccaataaatacaactatgatatcattggtattacagaaacctggtgggatgggacgcatgattggaatgttggtatggaagggtacggcttgctcaggaaggacagacagggaaaaaagggaggaggggttgccttgtatattaaaaatgtacacacttggactgaagtggagatgaatgtaggagatagctgtgtagagagtctctgggttaagctaaaaggggtaaaaaacgagggtgatatcatgctaggagtctactacaggccacctagccaggtggaagaggtggatgaggccttttttaaacaattaacaaaactatccaaagcccaagatttggtggtgatgggggacttcaactatccagacatatgttgggaaactaacacagcgaggcacaggctatccaataagtttctggactgcattggagacaactttctgtttcagaaggttgaaaaagctaccagaggtgaagctgttctggatttggttttaacaaatagggaggaactagttgagaacttgaaagtggaagacagtataggggacagtgatcacgaaataatagagttcatgatcttaaggaaaggtagaagggagaccagcacaattgaggtaatggatttcaggaaggcagattttgataagctcagagaacttgtaggtaaggtcccatgggaagcaagactgaagggaaaaacaactgaggagagttggaagtatttcaaagggacgttgttaagggcccaaaagcaaacaattccgctgtgtaggaaagatagaaaatatggcaaaagaccagcttggcttaacaaggagatcttgcatgatctcaaaataaaaaaggagtctcataaaaaatggaaattaggacaaataacaaaggatgaatataggcaagcaacacgggaatgcaggggcaagattagaaaggcaaaggcacaaaatgagatcaaattagctacaggcataaagggaaacaagaagaccttttataaatacattaaaagcaagaggaagaccaaggacagggtaggcccactgcttagtgaggagggagaagcagtaacaggaaacttggaaatggcggagatgctcaatgacttctttgtttcggtcttcaccgagaagtctggag